A section of the Hevea brasiliensis isolate MT/VB/25A 57/8 chromosome 17, ASM3005281v1, whole genome shotgun sequence genome encodes:
- the LOC110633592 gene encoding LOB domain-containing protein 42-like, producing MRMSCNGCRVLRKGCSDDCAIRPCLQWIKSSDSQANATLFLAKFYGRAGLINLIEAGPPHLRPAVFSSLLYEACGRIVNPVYGSVGLLWSGNWAHCQAAVDAVLRGTPIMQTPSAPDAPPSHLIDPLKTYDIRHVSKDPNSHELNKVKNRARFKRPVSSPISPPESMLRIKHGELSFEPLREPWLSQLANGDISRDDESMFSVETEEDVNHSEPNGALQFSSLSDDGDEVDLDLALGPVPVK from the exons ATGAGGATGAGCTGCAATGGCTGCAGGGTCCTACGCAAAGGTTGCAGCGATGACTGCGCCATCAGACCTTGCCTCCAATGGATCAAATCTTCTGACTCTCAAGCCAATGCCACTCTCTTCTTGGCCAAGTTCTATGGCCGTGCAGGCCTCATCAACCTCATCGAAGCCGGTCCCCCACACCTCCGCCCTG CTGTATTTAGTTCACTGTTATATGAGGCTTGTGGGCGGATAGTGAATCCAGTATATGGGTCGGTGGGCTTGCTTTGGTCTGGGAATTGGGCTCACTGCCAAGCAGCTGTCGATGCAGTCCTCAGAGGCACACCGATCATGCAAACGCCATCTGCTCCTGACGCACCACCATCACACTTGATTGATCCTCTCAAAACCTATGACATCCGCCACGTGTCCAAGGACCCTAACTCTCATGAACTCAACAAGGTTAAGAACCGGGCCCGGTTCAAACGTCCTGTTTCCAGCCCCATTTCCCCTCCTGAGTCAATGCTCAGGATTAAACATGGAGAGTTGAGTTTCGAACCGCTTCGTGAGCCGTGGCTGAGTCAGCTGGCAAATGGGGATAtcagcagagatgatgagagcatGTTCTCCGTTGAGACAGAGGAGGATGTAAACCATAGCGAACCCAACGGGGCTTTGCAATTCAGTAGCCTAAGCGATGATGGGGATGAGGTTGATTTGGACCTCGCTCTTGGTCCCGTTCCTGTGAAGTAG